Proteins co-encoded in one Armatimonadota bacterium genomic window:
- the purM gene encoding phosphoribosylformylglycinamidine cyclo-ligase has protein sequence MESRDTPAGPSPGLSYRDAGVDIAAKERLLAQVAPSIRATHSPRVLAGVGAFAGALALLPSERDAVLLATTDGVGTKPLLARRLGQDAVIGWDIVAHCANDLVAQGARPLAFLDYIAMGHLDGDLVTTLLAAIAEACRTLDVALLGGETAEMPDVYAADAYDVVGTMVGLAPAEGLITGARIRPGDRLVGLASTGLHTNGYTLVRRVLARAPAALHAVLDDRGTTVAEALMAPHRCYAAEVLALLAAVQVKGIAHVTGGGLGANLRRVLPEGCTARIRRSWPEPPVFGWLRRVGGVSEDEMVATFNLGIGMVLVVAPSDVAVALAHFERCAVPAYEIGEVVPGVREVEFG, from the coding sequence ATGGAGTCGCGTGACACCCCCGCCGGTCCGTCGCCCGGCCTGTCGTACCGGGACGCCGGGGTCGACATCGCGGCGAAGGAACGGCTGCTGGCGCAGGTGGCGCCCAGCATCCGCGCGACCCACTCCCCCAGGGTGCTCGCCGGGGTCGGGGCGTTCGCTGGCGCCCTGGCGCTCCTCCCCTCGGAACGCGACGCAGTCCTCCTGGCCACCACCGACGGCGTGGGCACCAAACCCCTGCTGGCCCGCCGCCTGGGGCAGGATGCGGTCATCGGATGGGACATCGTCGCCCACTGCGCCAACGACCTGGTCGCCCAGGGTGCGCGCCCGTTGGCCTTCCTCGACTACATCGCCATGGGCCACCTCGACGGCGACCTGGTCACCACGCTGCTCGCAGCCATCGCCGAGGCGTGCCGCACGCTGGACGTGGCGCTGCTGGGCGGCGAGACCGCAGAGATGCCCGACGTGTACGCGGCCGACGCGTACGATGTCGTGGGGACGATGGTCGGCCTGGCGCCGGCCGAGGGGCTCATCACCGGCGCCCGCATCCGCCCCGGCGACCGCCTGGTGGGGCTGGCCTCCACCGGCCTGCACACCAACGGGTACACGCTGGTGCGTCGCGTGCTCGCCAGGGCCCCCGCGGCCCTCCATGCCGTCCTGGACGACCGCGGGACCACCGTGGCGGAGGCACTGATGGCGCCCCACCGGTGCTACGCTGCCGAGGTGCTTGCGCTGCTCGCCGCTGTACAGGTCAAGGGCATCGCGCACGTCACAGGCGGTGGCCTGGGGGCGAATCTGCGCCGCGTGCTCCCGGAAGGCTGTACCGCGCGGATCCGACGTTCCTGGCCGGAGCCACCGGTCTTCGGCTGGCTGCGCCGGGTCGGCGGGGTCTCCGAGGACGAGATGGTCGCCACGTTCAACCTGGGGATCGGCATGGTGCTCGTCGTGGCACCGTCCGACGTGGCGGTGGCCCTCGCCCACTTCGAGCGCTGCGCGGTCCCCGCCTATGAGATCGGCGAGGTCGTCCCCGGTGTACGGGAGGTCGAGTTCGGGTGA